A genomic segment from Pseudobacteriovorax antillogorgiicola encodes:
- a CDS encoding DUF4337 family protein, whose protein sequence is MQTTPTPPPSGGGIWEAFFPLMIAIFASVLAINDLMADNVASLQLKLGNQRNDAFQWFQSKGIKEIVVRGQHDLLKVLVDSGSISDSKKEVLDKQLDQLNRKAKKYKMEKTEILLGSEKVGKENWIQDIDGELGKIIGAKEYDSSLEILDDAEDQFDYASMLLQISMVLGAVGMMLNKKKTKVIFFCTTIIIGVIGATFTVQAQLQSLTSPFFK, encoded by the coding sequence ATGCAGACAACTCCAACGCCTCCACCATCTGGTGGCGGAATCTGGGAAGCCTTTTTCCCCTTGATGATAGCAATCTTTGCGTCGGTCTTGGCAATCAACGATCTGATGGCTGATAACGTGGCATCTTTGCAGCTAAAGCTAGGCAATCAGAGGAATGACGCCTTCCAGTGGTTTCAGTCTAAAGGTATCAAGGAAATTGTAGTTCGTGGTCAGCACGACCTTCTCAAGGTCTTAGTGGATTCAGGGTCGATTTCTGATAGCAAAAAAGAGGTGCTGGATAAGCAGCTCGATCAACTCAATCGCAAAGCCAAGAAATATAAAATGGAAAAAACCGAAATCTTGCTCGGTTCAGAGAAAGTGGGTAAGGAAAACTGGATTCAAGATATAGATGGCGAGTTGGGCAAGATTATTGGTGCTAAGGAGTATGATTCCAGTTTAGAAATCTTAGACGATGCTGAAGATCAGTTTGATTATGCTTCGATGCTGCTGCAAATTTCGATGGTGCTAGGTGCAGTGGGTATGATGCTTAATAAGAAAAAAACGAAGGTGATATTTTTCTGTACCACGATCATTATTGGAGTCATAGGGGCCACGTTTACGGTGCAAGCTCAACTCCAATCCCTCACGTCTCCATTTTTCAAGTAG
- a CDS encoding polyprenyl synthetase family protein, translating to MSIPAISHAISPEVNKSLSGLDFDLSQWDQNPRIGGLLSRTVLAGGKRLRPLLTLLMGDLFGADHGSMTPFARVVEMVHAATLAHDDVVDNADVRRGKPSINAVSCNKKAVLAGDYLLAYSLAEVARQGRPELVTCLSEIISDLAEGEWLQIENSKRTDLCRDHVDQVALKKTGSVLRWCSEVAPLYLGLDQTTVAKAREFGECLGIAFQMTDDILDFKRRDGAEFADLKNKVINSVIFETLALQGDQQTLNVRSLDELTLEEKSLKIALEVVAKNVAQRLQRCRDLLLEFSQRELDESQVKAQQQAFLTISCIIEYLANRV from the coding sequence GTGAGCATCCCAGCTATCAGTCATGCCATTTCCCCCGAAGTAAACAAGAGCCTCTCCGGTCTCGACTTTGATCTCTCCCAGTGGGATCAAAATCCTCGCATCGGCGGATTGTTGAGTCGGACTGTTCTCGCTGGTGGAAAGCGTCTAAGACCTCTTCTGACTCTGCTTATGGGAGACCTTTTCGGCGCTGACCACGGGAGCATGACTCCTTTTGCCAGGGTTGTGGAAATGGTTCATGCCGCAACTCTCGCCCATGACGACGTAGTTGACAACGCTGACGTGCGACGGGGAAAGCCATCTATTAATGCTGTTTCTTGTAACAAGAAAGCTGTCCTCGCAGGGGATTACCTACTTGCTTACAGCCTTGCTGAAGTCGCGCGGCAGGGGCGCCCCGAGCTGGTCACATGCCTCTCAGAAATTATCAGCGACCTGGCCGAAGGCGAGTGGCTACAGATCGAAAATAGCAAGCGCACCGACCTTTGCAGAGACCATGTGGATCAGGTCGCCTTGAAGAAAACTGGCAGCGTTCTGCGTTGGTGTAGTGAGGTAGCGCCTTTATACTTAGGCCTTGATCAGACCACTGTTGCAAAGGCTCGGGAGTTTGGCGAATGCCTAGGTATTGCCTTTCAGATGACCGACGATATTTTAGATTTCAAACGCCGCGATGGCGCCGAGTTTGCCGACCTCAAAAATAAAGTGATCAACTCAGTGATCTTCGAAACCTTGGCACTGCAAGGGGACCAACAAACTTTGAACGTTCGAAGCCTCGACGAACTCACGCTTGAAGAGAAGAGCCTCAAAATCGCTCTTGAAGTGGTAGCAAAAAATGTTGCACAACGATTGCAGCGCTGTCGAGATCTTCTGTTGGAATTCTCGCAACGAGAGCTTGATGAAAGCCAAGTCAAAGCACAGCAGCAAGCTTTCTTAACTATAAGCTGCATCATCGAATACTTAGCGAATCGTGTGTGA
- a CDS encoding ABC-F family ATP-binding cassette domain-containing protein, with protein MSLLLNCHEIGKSFASKHLFEGLTLGIEEGARLGIIGINGVGKSTLLKILGGSVQPDEGTVSRRKLLKTAYVEQDSRFDPQDTLEQVMMVQGKSLGLSETDLMVQAPMLLSKAGFERYDVKTGELSGGWRKRLAIAQAMLGEPDLIFLDEPTNHLDFEAVLWLEGILTQASFAWVMVSHDRFFLDRTVNTIAEVNKAFPGGIFLQKANYSSFQDLKADYLEGLSRQEEALSNKVRREVEWLRRGPKARTTKAKYRIDDAKRLISDLADLRQKLKSSESQISFGGTGRKTKRLVVIDGIEKSYDGRTIFRDVNLLLSPGMVLGVLGPNGCGKSTLLKALQKEISVDSGEVTHAPDLKIVYFDQNRRLLDPNETLKTALSEVGGDSVIYQDQSVHIVTWAKRFQFTNEQLTQKVGALSGGEQARVMISRLMQQKADVLILDEPTNDLDIQTLELLEQNLADFPGCIVIVSHDRYLMKRLTDLCIGFLGDGKTGLFADYEQWERELQGLKKPLKKSATKDKSKPKAPLKKKVKLSYMEQREYDQMEGLILDAEQNLEAATARVEDPELASNAHEMQKAYESLQTAQAEVDRLYARWTELEEKQQEA; from the coding sequence ATGTCGTTATTACTTAATTGCCATGAGATTGGAAAGTCGTTTGCTTCGAAACATTTATTCGAAGGCCTCACCTTGGGAATCGAGGAGGGGGCTCGCCTTGGGATCATTGGAATTAATGGAGTTGGAAAATCGACGCTATTAAAGATCTTGGGGGGCAGTGTTCAGCCCGACGAGGGCACCGTTTCGCGACGCAAGCTTCTGAAAACAGCTTATGTTGAACAGGACTCTCGATTTGACCCTCAGGACACCCTGGAGCAAGTGATGATGGTTCAGGGGAAAAGCTTGGGGCTTTCTGAAACGGATCTCATGGTGCAAGCTCCTATGCTGCTCAGCAAGGCCGGGTTTGAACGCTATGATGTAAAGACCGGCGAATTATCGGGCGGCTGGCGTAAACGTCTGGCCATCGCTCAAGCGATGCTTGGAGAGCCTGATCTGATCTTTCTTGACGAGCCGACGAACCATCTTGACTTCGAGGCCGTGCTCTGGCTGGAAGGTATCTTAACTCAGGCTAGCTTTGCCTGGGTCATGGTGAGTCACGACCGCTTTTTCTTAGATCGGACAGTCAATACTATCGCTGAAGTAAATAAGGCCTTCCCTGGAGGCATTTTTCTTCAAAAAGCAAACTACTCTAGCTTTCAAGACCTCAAAGCAGACTACCTCGAAGGGCTGAGTCGCCAAGAAGAAGCTCTGAGTAATAAGGTTCGTCGCGAGGTAGAGTGGCTGAGGCGAGGCCCCAAAGCGAGAACGACGAAGGCTAAGTATCGGATCGATGATGCCAAGCGCCTCATCAGCGACCTAGCTGACCTCCGTCAAAAGTTGAAATCAAGTGAATCGCAGATATCTTTTGGTGGCACAGGAAGAAAAACCAAGCGTCTCGTGGTTATTGATGGGATTGAAAAGTCCTATGACGGGCGGACGATTTTCCGAGATGTTAATCTACTCTTGTCGCCGGGCATGGTACTCGGTGTGTTAGGGCCAAATGGCTGTGGAAAATCTACCCTTCTCAAAGCACTTCAGAAGGAGATTTCAGTTGACTCTGGAGAGGTCACTCATGCTCCGGACTTAAAAATCGTATACTTCGACCAGAATCGTCGCTTGCTCGATCCCAACGAAACTCTAAAAACAGCGTTAAGTGAGGTCGGTGGAGATTCTGTGATCTACCAAGATCAGTCAGTGCATATTGTTACATGGGCGAAAAGGTTTCAATTTACCAATGAGCAACTCACACAGAAAGTTGGGGCCCTCTCTGGTGGCGAGCAGGCTAGGGTGATGATTTCTCGTCTGATGCAGCAGAAGGCTGATGTATTGATTCTAGATGAGCCAACGAACGACCTTGATATCCAAACCCTAGAATTACTTGAGCAGAATCTGGCTGATTTTCCTGGCTGTATTGTGATTGTTTCTCACGATCGTTATCTCATGAAACGCTTAACAGATCTTTGTATTGGCTTTCTTGGTGACGGTAAAACAGGGCTTTTTGCTGACTATGAGCAGTGGGAGCGTGAACTTCAAGGCCTTAAAAAGCCCCTTAAGAAATCTGCAACCAAAGACAAGAGTAAGCCGAAAGCACCTTTGAAAAAGAAGGTGAAGCTCTCCTACATGGAACAAAGAGAGTATGATCAAATGGAGGGCTTAATTCTAGATGCAGAGCAAAACTTGGAAGCTGCTACTGCAAGAGTTGAAGATCCAGAACTAGCAAGCAACGCCCACGAGATGCAGAAGGCGTACGAAAGCCTTCAGACTGCCCAGGCTGAAGTGGATCGCCTCTATGCGAGGTGGACTGAATTAGAAGAAAAGCAGCAAGAGGCTTAG
- the ubiE gene encoding bifunctional demethylmenaquinone methyltransferase/2-methoxy-6-polyprenyl-1,4-benzoquinol methylase UbiE — translation MSLSHSKTESFKLFNEIAGRYDLINSVLSFGLHYQWRRLIRKTLPRRNNIKVLDLATGTGDVALELVKAPQVSRVDGLDMSIGMVEKGRRKVQAKNLKQKIDLKVGDAQALPFPDNAYDAITISFGIRNIPDVPLCLEECYRVLRPGGRLIVLEFALPSSKLVRAGHLFYLRNILPKIGKALSGHEVAYKYLNETIEDFPFGERFTKLMADSGLENNRFEELTGGIVNIYWGDKN, via the coding sequence ATGAGTTTATCCCATTCTAAAACTGAGTCATTTAAGCTGTTTAATGAAATTGCAGGTCGGTATGACCTAATTAACTCGGTTCTTTCCTTTGGATTGCACTACCAGTGGCGGCGATTGATTCGCAAAACCCTGCCACGGCGTAATAACATAAAAGTTCTAGATCTGGCAACGGGTACCGGTGATGTTGCCCTTGAGCTGGTGAAAGCTCCTCAGGTCTCCCGCGTCGATGGCTTAGATATGTCAATTGGCATGGTCGAAAAAGGGCGTAGAAAGGTGCAGGCCAAAAACCTGAAGCAGAAAATTGACCTTAAGGTTGGTGACGCTCAGGCCTTGCCATTTCCCGATAACGCCTATGATGCTATTACGATCTCGTTTGGGATACGCAACATCCCAGATGTGCCACTATGTCTCGAAGAGTGCTATCGCGTGCTTCGTCCAGGGGGCCGCTTGATCGTTTTAGAGTTCGCTCTACCATCGTCCAAGCTTGTTCGTGCTGGCCATCTCTTCTATCTGAGAAACATACTACCTAAAATCGGCAAAGCGCTTTCAGGCCACGAAGTGGCTTACAAATACCTTAATGAAACCATTGAAGACTTTCCTTTCGGCGAACGTTTCACCAAGTTGATGGCCGATAGCGGTCTAGAAAATAACCGTTTCGAGGAGCTGACTGGCGGGATTGTTAATATCTATTGGGGTGATAAGAATTGA
- a CDS encoding outer membrane beta-barrel protein — MKTQMISLALLGALTSTMVTAAPSSQNEFGVDQVSPAQRYGRSTGSAGQVSITQSESTITDKASKKSVELDVQQTSVEAVGQYNLPYRIFAGLKVGLESQSTDTTTKRLTSNNSFRILKSDARADGYNLNPFVGVNITPNITAAYELGYHKASDDDDSYDYMQQKVGVSYHKDIYELGAVYQSQVKQTEANIASSVTLHGQAMVTDQLAVGGLIKRSLENRLDDSRNDTHYVKLTSQYALNDKWDLEGAVGFQPSSASDKDQVDVATAQSFDTQLGAYYQVQKNLQLGSAVKYGTFKDETDANEVDAKALAFSVKANYLF; from the coding sequence ATGAAAACACAAATGATTAGCCTAGCACTACTCGGCGCTCTTACATCTACTATGGTCACTGCAGCACCATCTTCACAAAATGAGTTCGGTGTCGACCAAGTTTCTCCAGCACAACGTTATGGCCGATCCACTGGATCCGCTGGCCAAGTATCAATTACCCAATCAGAATCCACTATCACCGATAAGGCAAGTAAGAAGTCTGTAGAACTAGATGTTCAGCAAACGTCCGTTGAAGCTGTAGGCCAATACAACCTACCTTACCGAATTTTTGCGGGCCTTAAGGTTGGCCTTGAGAGCCAAAGCACCGATACCACAACCAAAAGGCTGACTAGCAACAATAGCTTCAGGATCTTAAAGTCCGATGCTAGAGCCGATGGCTACAACTTAAACCCATTTGTAGGGGTAAACATTACCCCCAACATCACGGCAGCCTACGAACTTGGCTACCACAAAGCTAGTGACGATGACGACTCCTATGACTACATGCAGCAAAAAGTTGGTGTTAGCTATCACAAAGACATCTACGAGCTAGGAGCTGTTTATCAAAGCCAAGTGAAGCAAACCGAGGCAAATATCGCATCCTCAGTGACTCTTCATGGCCAAGCGATGGTTACAGATCAGCTCGCTGTAGGCGGTTTAATCAAACGCAGTCTTGAAAACCGACTGGATGACAGTCGCAACGACACTCACTATGTTAAGCTAACTAGCCAGTACGCACTCAATGATAAGTGGGACCTGGAAGGAGCTGTAGGCTTCCAACCATCCAGCGCCAGCGACAAGGATCAGGTCGATGTGGCGACAGCCCAATCATTTGACACGCAGCTTGGTGCCTACTATCAGGTTCAAAAGAACCTTCAGCTAGGCTCTGCTGTTAAGTATGGCACGTTCAAAGATGAAACGGATGCAAATGAAGTGGATGCTAAGGCCCTAGCCTTTAGCGTTAAAGCGAACTACCTATTCTAA
- a CDS encoding PaaI family thioesterase — MNQIHEKFCPKVDEFIGFQITDFREEDRSVVGRLVVSDHNTQPFGLLHGGVSCLVAESIASMAANFSVAEDQAAVGQSLTANHIRSARAGDEITVTARNVHSGNRSQVWNVDLTRGDDLISQVILTISIISKK, encoded by the coding sequence ATGAACCAGATCCACGAAAAGTTTTGTCCCAAAGTGGATGAGTTTATTGGCTTTCAAATCACTGATTTTCGGGAAGAGGATCGATCGGTTGTTGGTAGGCTAGTGGTGAGCGATCATAATACCCAGCCTTTCGGTTTGCTCCATGGTGGTGTCTCCTGCCTTGTGGCAGAGTCGATCGCTTCTATGGCTGCGAACTTCTCTGTTGCCGAAGACCAAGCGGCTGTTGGGCAAAGCCTCACGGCCAATCACATCCGATCAGCGAGAGCTGGCGATGAGATAACAGTCACCGCGAGGAATGTTCATTCTGGCAATCGCAGTCAGGTATGGAACGTGGATCTTACCCGCGGCGATGATTTAATTTCTCAGGTTATCCTGACGATTTCGATCATCTCTAAAAAGTAG
- a CDS encoding isochorismate synthase MenF has product MKQLLATGEWSFHQLDGSVIANLKVLWQGSIDPFGLLNFSRPCWKFFWRSKDSQDIFVGLGSLVKLGAADRARLEQLRDFRLFGGLQFPDGQDQEGLWDGFDDSFFILPEVEWTFSEGETFLNLRLSTDGTISEEDLGQRAAVIYRNYIPANLGRTMPSLPPMVRSTNQPSKHGWHQMISQAVDEIKQGLYQKVVLSRFKELQLAHDLDLGTLMTKLAAIEERSYVFAFVEPGGKAFVGRSPERLLAWQGTKVQVDAIAGTRKRFTSLTADLEHGQDLQGSDKDLDEHRFVSDYVEQLLKSFCDDVVQKEREQILRLKHVQHMRSQYLARRRDEVHPLELLSALHPTPAVGGAPREEARQSIANHETFGRGLFAGALGYCAGEAGDFAIGIRSALVENSLVTIFAGAGIVELSTPDAEWQETEIKMNNFLDLFGMTVDQDETSQLH; this is encoded by the coding sequence TTGAAACAGCTTTTGGCAACAGGAGAATGGAGCTTTCACCAGCTTGACGGTTCTGTCATTGCGAATCTTAAGGTTCTATGGCAAGGCTCCATCGATCCATTCGGGCTGCTCAACTTTAGCAGACCTTGCTGGAAGTTTTTTTGGCGCTCGAAGGACTCTCAAGATATCTTCGTAGGTCTTGGATCTCTGGTCAAGCTCGGTGCAGCTGATCGGGCTCGGTTAGAGCAACTCAGAGACTTCCGGTTGTTTGGTGGCCTTCAGTTTCCTGATGGTCAGGATCAAGAGGGGCTTTGGGACGGCTTTGATGACAGCTTCTTTATATTACCCGAAGTCGAGTGGACGTTTTCTGAAGGTGAAACTTTCCTAAATCTTAGGCTTTCCACTGATGGGACAATCAGTGAGGAAGACTTAGGCCAACGCGCTGCTGTCATCTATCGCAATTACATTCCAGCAAACCTAGGGCGAACGATGCCTTCGCTGCCACCGATGGTTCGCAGCACCAACCAACCTTCGAAACATGGTTGGCATCAAATGATTTCGCAAGCCGTTGATGAGATCAAGCAAGGCCTCTATCAGAAAGTCGTGCTGAGTCGTTTTAAGGAGCTGCAATTAGCTCATGACTTGGATTTAGGTACGTTGATGACCAAGCTTGCGGCCATCGAAGAGCGGAGCTATGTATTTGCATTTGTGGAGCCAGGTGGAAAAGCTTTTGTCGGCCGTTCTCCAGAACGTTTGCTGGCCTGGCAAGGAACAAAGGTGCAAGTCGATGCTATCGCTGGCACCCGAAAGCGATTCACATCCTTAACAGCGGATCTAGAGCATGGCCAAGATTTGCAAGGGTCAGACAAAGACCTCGACGAGCATCGTTTCGTGAGTGATTATGTTGAGCAGCTTCTCAAGAGTTTTTGTGATGACGTGGTTCAGAAAGAGCGAGAGCAGATCCTCCGTCTCAAGCACGTCCAACATATGCGTTCGCAGTATCTGGCTCGGCGGCGAGATGAGGTGCATCCTTTAGAGTTGCTATCGGCACTTCATCCGACCCCTGCTGTAGGGGGGGCTCCACGTGAGGAAGCCAGGCAGTCCATAGCGAACCACGAAACATTTGGTCGAGGGCTGTTTGCCGGTGCGTTGGGTTACTGCGCAGGAGAGGCCGGAGATTTTGCAATTGGAATCCGTTCGGCCTTAGTCGAAAACAGTCTCGTGACTATCTTTGCTGGAGCTGGAATCGTAGAGTTATCGACACCGGATGCTGAGTGGCAAGAAACAGAAATCAAGATGAATAACTTTCTTGACTTGTTTGGCATGACGGTAGACCAAGATGAAACAAGCCAACTACACTAA
- the pfkA gene encoding 6-phosphofructokinase, with protein sequence MGRNNAIAVLCSGGDGPGMNSAIRSVVRTGISEGYDVYGVYKGFAGLLTDDFEKMDLSSVGNIIQRGGTVLYTSRCAEFHDPEARKVAAENLKKRGIGSLIVIGGNGSFQGANCLFKEHDIKIICIPGTIDNDISGTEYTIGFDTALHTAVEAIDKIRDTATSHDRTFLVEVMGRSSGMIAITVAISTGAECVIFPEQVESLDDVAANIKRGIERGKKSSIIIVAEGDHEGLGYSYQKDLKSKYGLATKLCILGHIQRGGNPSPRDRFSAARMGYMAVESIKRGDSGKVTVVRDGKFCLAPLEECLEKKNDFDPELLEILRTLAL encoded by the coding sequence ATGGGACGTAATAATGCAATAGCTGTACTTTGCAGTGGCGGTGATGGACCGGGGATGAACAGCGCCATTCGCTCAGTGGTGCGAACAGGGATTAGTGAAGGTTACGATGTATATGGTGTCTACAAAGGTTTTGCTGGTCTCCTAACCGACGACTTTGAAAAAATGGATCTTTCTTCCGTTGGTAACATCATCCAGCGGGGCGGAACGGTGCTTTACACTAGCCGTTGTGCAGAGTTTCATGATCCTGAGGCTCGCAAGGTCGCTGCTGAGAACCTGAAAAAGCGTGGCATTGGATCTCTGATAGTAATTGGCGGCAATGGATCGTTTCAAGGTGCCAATTGTCTCTTCAAAGAGCATGACATCAAAATTATCTGTATTCCAGGAACTATCGATAACGATATTTCTGGCACAGAATATACCATTGGCTTCGACACGGCATTACATACCGCAGTGGAAGCGATTGACAAGATTCGAGATACTGCAACCTCCCATGATAGAACGTTTCTGGTGGAAGTCATGGGACGTTCCTCAGGAATGATTGCGATTACCGTTGCCATCTCAACTGGGGCCGAATGTGTGATTTTTCCTGAGCAAGTGGAGTCCCTCGATGATGTAGCTGCGAATATTAAACGTGGGATTGAGAGGGGCAAGAAATCATCGATTATCATAGTCGCAGAAGGTGATCATGAAGGCTTAGGTTATAGCTACCAAAAAGACCTTAAATCCAAGTACGGGCTAGCAACCAAGCTTTGTATCCTAGGGCATATTCAAAGGGGTGGTAATCCGTCTCCAAGAGATCGATTCTCGGCGGCAAGAATGGGCTACATGGCGGTTGAATCGATCAAACGTGGTGACAGTGGCAAGGTAACTGTGGTTCGGGATGGCAAGTTCTGCCTGGCACCTCTTGAGGAATGTCTAGAAAAGAAGAATGACTTCGATCCAGAGTTGCTAGAAATTCTAAGAACCTTAGCACTATAG
- a CDS encoding GbsR/MarR family transcriptional regulator, protein MDAKQIKITPELEDLSNQIGEFMEYWGFKKVHGQIWCHLFLSSTPLDASELMSRLAISKALVSISLKELLKYGVIFEVGKSPRGTRCYKATEDIMTPILETLRRREQRMISRVMGAHSLLSRLDSSDFEEMGIERKRLDYLGQVIRLADLSLENIIKKKWVGIADLLLMRHRLRGKSQNASSEHSSS, encoded by the coding sequence ATGGATGCCAAGCAGATAAAAATTACCCCAGAATTGGAAGATCTCTCCAACCAGATTGGTGAGTTCATGGAATACTGGGGTTTTAAGAAGGTCCACGGTCAAATCTGGTGCCACCTGTTTCTATCCTCAACACCCCTTGATGCCTCAGAACTGATGAGCCGCCTGGCGATTTCAAAAGCCTTGGTTAGCATTTCCTTAAAAGAACTTTTAAAATATGGTGTTATTTTCGAAGTTGGCAAAAGCCCGCGGGGAACTCGATGCTACAAAGCTACAGAAGATATCATGACCCCAATTCTAGAAACCCTTCGTCGCCGTGAACAAAGAATGATCTCGCGAGTTATGGGTGCCCATTCACTGCTGTCTCGGCTCGATAGTTCTGATTTTGAAGAGATGGGTATCGAGCGCAAGCGGCTTGATTATCTGGGACAAGTGATTCGACTGGCCGACCTCAGCTTAGAGAACATCATCAAAAAGAAATGGGTAGGCATTGCCGACCTCTTGTTGATGCGTCACCGCTTGCGGGGCAAGTCTCAAAACGCCTCTTCGGAGCACTCCTCAAGCTAA
- a CDS encoding Ppx/GppA phosphatase family protein — protein sequence MAFFHLILLTILYETLAHGNPCIETRGAFDIGSRRTKFQLAQVDICKGEIRKVLIDESTSVPYADDALHNDMKLSEKIQTTGIGAIRNYVNRSKPHRPKLFQGVATSIFRNAKNGPQYIEMIQQRFPIKVKVIDQNFEGQLALRSAELLLSKKPDIVWDIGGGSMQVVYPSQKQLAKVSGCRCGSVEFHEYLLKKMGRTNQSINPIKQENIEKARAFTQAFLKERGLDTKLPQLGQDVVGIGGVLGKGIPEQTNTHSQTIEIISKTLSNRINLSNAELGGKYAETAISNLLLVEQTMKALKISKFRSLEANLTGPLLVDSFNDKPVNRGPSPK from the coding sequence ATGGCTTTTTTTCATTTGATTTTGCTAACGATTCTTTACGAGACGTTGGCCCATGGGAACCCCTGTATAGAGACAAGAGGTGCCTTTGACATTGGTTCACGGCGAACAAAATTCCAACTAGCGCAGGTCGATATCTGCAAGGGCGAGATCAGGAAAGTTCTGATCGACGAATCGACCTCAGTCCCCTATGCCGATGATGCCTTGCATAACGATATGAAACTTTCCGAAAAGATCCAAACTACTGGTATTGGGGCTATCAGAAATTATGTTAACCGAAGCAAACCCCATAGGCCCAAATTATTTCAGGGAGTCGCCACTTCGATCTTTCGCAATGCTAAGAATGGACCTCAGTATATCGAGATGATTCAACAGCGATTTCCTATTAAGGTCAAGGTTATCGATCAGAATTTTGAAGGGCAACTGGCACTCCGAAGTGCCGAGCTTTTGCTTTCTAAAAAACCAGATATTGTGTGGGATATTGGTGGTGGTAGCATGCAAGTTGTTTACCCAAGCCAGAAGCAGCTAGCAAAGGTCTCAGGATGCCGCTGTGGATCTGTAGAGTTTCATGAGTACCTCTTGAAAAAAATGGGCCGTACCAACCAATCAATCAACCCGATAAAACAAGAAAACATCGAAAAAGCGCGGGCCTTTACGCAAGCCTTTCTCAAAGAGCGAGGACTCGACACTAAGCTACCTCAATTGGGCCAAGATGTAGTAGGAATCGGCGGAGTTCTTGGCAAAGGCATCCCAGAACAAACCAACACTCACAGCCAGACCATCGAGATCATAAGTAAAACGTTGTCGAACCGTATCAACTTGTCTAATGCCGAACTGGGGGGGAAATATGCAGAAACAGCTATTTCAAATCTACTTCTTGTAGAACAGACTATGAAGGCACTTAAAATCTCGAAATTTAGATCCCTCGAAGCCAACCTCACCGGCCCCCTACTTGTAGATTCCTTTAACGACAAGCCCGTGAATCGAGGCCCCTCCCCTAAATAA
- the thpR gene encoding RNA 2',3'-cyclic phosphodiesterase, with product MAFFAVLVPEVAKPDFVDLLDRMRDAIPGVSWVHPDDLHITLLFLGGVPSENLSSFVSSARSCSWGDPFFVSIEGIRTFSRQGCDRVIWASVTEESPFNHLHQLLLDRFPGVSKSRFQAHLTLGRVTEAALYDSNNLSSFKDWRGPSWCANSAVLMKRWPAREQRMHPNLYRIVETFNFCC from the coding sequence ATGGCCTTCTTTGCTGTTCTCGTCCCAGAGGTAGCAAAACCAGATTTTGTTGACCTGCTTGATCGGATGCGAGATGCCATCCCAGGAGTGAGCTGGGTCCATCCTGATGACCTTCATATAACCCTTTTGTTCCTTGGTGGAGTCCCATCGGAAAACCTTTCTAGCTTTGTATCTTCAGCAAGGTCTTGCTCATGGGGAGATCCGTTCTTTGTCAGTATTGAAGGCATTCGGACGTTTAGCCGACAAGGCTGTGATCGGGTGATCTGGGCCTCTGTGACCGAGGAAAGTCCCTTTAATCATCTTCACCAGCTCCTATTAGACCGGTTCCCAGGTGTGAGCAAATCTAGATTTCAGGCTCATTTGACACTAGGTAGGGTGACGGAGGCGGCTTTGTACGATTCCAATAATCTTTCTAGCTTCAAGGACTGGCGTGGCCCTAGTTGGTGCGCAAACTCTGCGGTACTAATGAAACGATGGCCTGCTCGCGAGCAGCGAATGCACCCAAACCTGTACCGGATCGTAGAAACCTTCAATTTTTGCTGCTGA